One genomic region from Salvia hispanica cultivar TCC Black 2014 chromosome 2, UniMelb_Shisp_WGS_1.0, whole genome shotgun sequence encodes:
- the LOC125206003 gene encoding uncharacterized protein LOC125206003: MAEAHIQIEVEDSRISHENAPLLKNSDENQQSEPSGVRENDKETLLDKTLQRLDLFITLLGYNQSSVGRFLVSWGVFLVFGVVLPVVMLELSNCPGCEKGQIKSFEIGIVVSQASLAASSMLCFSHNLRKYGVRKFLFVDRYSGYVERFSAQYVQKISGSLRLLVVWVIPCCLLKTAREIIRIMYVHHESQWQSVAILIAFVLSWTYVTIIILSACVLFHLVCNLQIIHFEDYGKLLERESDVVALLQEHARLRYYLSKISHRFRIYLLLQFVIVTASHFMFLFQTTGYSGIITFINGGDFAVTSIVQVAVIILCLNAAAKISHRAQGIGGLASRWHALVTCSVDDSSQFRNSNYSGNYEATAEKLVSLHVDYSESDLESLDFMSTPTNIQLASYMSSYHKRLALVMYLQSNPGGITIFGWTVDRGMINTIFFIELSLVTFVLGKTIVIT, from the exons ATGGCTGAGGCTCATATTCAAATAGAAGTGGAAGATTCGAGAATTTCACATGAAAACGCCCCTTTGCTGAAAAATTCTGATGAAAACCAGCAATCAGAGCCGTCAGGTGTTCGAGAAAATGACAAAGAGACTCTTCTGGACAAGACCCTTCAAAGATTGGATCTTTTTATCACTCTTTTGGGGTATAATCAGTCTTCTGTGGGGAGGTTTCTGGTTTCATGGGGGGTATTCTTGGTATTTGGGGTTGTGCTTCCGGTGGTGATGCTTGAGCTCTCGAATTGCCCCGGGTGTGAGAAGGGTCAGATCAAGAGCTTTGAGATTGGTATAGTGGTTTCTCAGGCTTCTTTGGCTGCTTCATCTATGTTGTGCTTTTCGCATAATTTGCGGAAATATGGTGTTAGGAAATTTCTGTTTGTTGATCGATACAGCGGGTATGTGGAGAGGTTCAGTGCGCAGTATGTGCAGAAGATCTCA GGTTCTCTACGCTTGCTAGTAGTATGGGTGATCCCGTGTTGCCTCTTGAAAACTGCACGTGAAATCATCAGAATTATGTATGTTCATCATGAGTCGCAGTGGCAGTCTGTTGCGATTTTAATTGCTTTCGTATTGTCATGGACATACGTGACCATTATCATTCTTTCAGCCTGTGTCTTGTTCCACCTGGTGTGCAACTTGCAAATTATACATTTTGAAGATTATGGGAAACTTTTGGAAAGAGAATCTGACGTAGTAGCCTTACTGCAAGAGCATGCTCGCCTACGCTATTATCTATCCAAAATAAGCCATAGATTTAGAATATATCTTCTCCTGCAATTTGTGATTGTAACTGCAAGCCACTTTATGTTTCTATTCCAGACCACTGGATACAGTGGGATAATCACTTTCATCAATGGGGGTGATTTTGCA GTGACATCAATCGTTCAGGTGGCTGTGATAATTCTTTGCTTGAATGCTGCTGCAAAAATATCCCACAGAGCCCAAGGCATCGGGGGACTCGCAAGTAGATGGCATGCTTTAGTAACTTGCAGTGTTGATGATTCATCTCAGTTCCGTAATTCAAATTACTCGGGAAATTATGAGGCTACTGCAGAGAAGTTGGTTTCACTCCATGTAGACTACTCAGAAAGTGATTTGGAATCACTGGATTTTATGTCAACACCAACTAATATACAGCTGGCTTCGTATATGTCTTCTTACCACAAGCGACTGGCACTAG TGATGTATTTGCAGTCCAACCCCGGAGGAATCACAATTTTCGGATGGACAGTTGATCGTGGCATGATCAACACGATCTTCTTCATCGAGCTATCACTAGTCACATTTGTGTTAGGCAAGACCATAGTCATCACATGA
- the LOC125204994 gene encoding ankyrin-2-like produces the protein MTEVFTTAGGGGQHVIGKKRQVFPVTRLRDDEPISQRLIVAAQADDLRLASELVSHPYVDVNFIGTVSLKFRKTEVVLNGESASQVRVEFEEFRTDVTALFLAAHNGNLALVRKLLNDGANVNQKLFRGYATTAAVREGHLEVLEILLNGGAAQAACEEALLEACSVGRARAAELLMASDMIRPHIAVHALVVASSRGFVDSVAALVKNGVDANANTRILLQSSKPSLHANVGCNALVAAVVGRQTSVVQLLLNMGCRRDAKVRLGAWLWDLATGEEFRVGAGLAEPYHITWCAVEYFEASGAILRMLLQHSSPNLPHLGRTIVHHAILCGNARALEVILSSGTADTESPIQTSQGAYTRGIHLAARLGLATILRLLINAGCDVNSRTGCGETALMICARHKQEECLKILASAGSDFGLCSVTGQSAMSIAGLARWSLVFQQAVLEVIRAGTIAPSSNPEVFSSLLFVARANDADAMMKLIQRQDLDIDETDDAGFSAVMVAAAGGHVEIFRLLVNAGADVELQNNYGETAVTLAKASQKRDAFAEILISTKGDMSKSDLHRAARFGNQDMVQELVKKGFDVNLLDCDGYTPLMFAAKSGDGTMCELLISLGANCGLKNARHETALSLARGDEAKRAILDKLARELVTRGARVKKHTKAGKGTPHAKTLRMVEARGVLSWGKSSRRNVICRGAEVGMSSTFRWNRRWKSDGDDQGLFRVVTTKNKEFHFSCCGGSEEAELWVRGIRLVTREAIFGRKQ, from the exons ATGACGGAAGTGTTCACCACCGCCGGCGGCGGAGGCCAGCACGTGATCGGAAAAAAACGACAGGTTTTTCCGGTGACGAGGCTTCGCGACGACGAGCCTATTTCTCAGCGGCTAATCGTCGCGGCTCAAGCAGACGATCTGCGCCTAGCTTCCGAGCTCGTTTCTCACCCGTACGTCGACGTTAATTTCATCGGAACAGTCTCCCTGAAATTCAGAAAAACAGAGGTCGTTTTGAACGGAGAATCGGCGAGCCAAGTTCGCGTCGAGTTCGAAGAGTTCAGGACTGACGTCACCGCTCTCTTCCTCGCCGCTCATAACGGAAACCTTGCCCTCGTCAGAAAATTACTG AACGATGGAGCGAATGTGAACCAAAAGCTATTCCGAGGGTATGCAACCACTGCAGCAGTCAGGGAGGGTCACCTCGAGGTGTTGGAGATACTATTGAACGGTGGAGCGGCTCAGGCGGCATGCGAGGAGGCGTTGCTGGAGGCGTGCAGCGTGGGTAGGGCCAGAGCTGCGGAGCTGCTAATGGCTTCGGACATGATCCGCCCTCACATTGCTGTACACGCCCTTGTCGTTGCTTCGAGCAGGGGATTCGTGGATTCTGTTGCAGCACTTGTTAAG AATGGAGTTGATGCTAATGCAAATACAAGGATATTGCTGCAGTCCTCCAAGCCTTCTCTCCATGCCAATGTAGGCTGCAATGCTCTTGTTGCAGCTGTTGTTGGCAGACAAACATCAGTTGTTCAGCTGCTGTTAAAT ATGGGATGCAGAAGAGATGCTAAGGTTAGGTTGGGAGCTTGGTTGTGGGACTTAGCCACGGGTGAAGAGTTCCGAGTGGGAGCTGGTTTGGCCGAGCCATATCACATCACATGGTGCGCAGTGGAGTATTTCGAAGCAAGTGGTGCTATCCTGCGCATGCTCCTCCAGCATTCCTCTCCAAACCTCCCCCATCTTGGGAGGACGATCGTCCACCACGCGATCCTATGTGGCAACGCGAGAGCTCTCGAGGTGATCTTGAGCAGCGGCACTGCTGATACAGAATCCCCAATCCAGACATCTCAGGGTGCATACACTAGGGGCATACACTTGGCTGCACGTCTCGGGTTGGCCACAATTCTCCGCCTCCTGATCAACGCCGGCTGTGATGTCAACTCCAGAACGGGGTGTGGAGAGACCGCGCTGATGATCTGTGCACGACACAAGCAGGAGGAGTGCCTCAAGATTTTGGCCTCAGCAGGGTCTGATTTTGGCTTGTGTAGTGTTACCGGTCAGTCTGCAATGTCGATTGCTGGACTAGCACGGTGGAGCCTCGTCTTCCAGCAGGCTGTTTTGGAGGTGATTCGAGCTGGGACAATAGCGCCATCAAGCAACCCCGAGGTGTTTTCCTCATTGCTGTTTGTGGCTCGAGCAAATGATGCTGATGCCATGATGAAACTGATCCAGCGTCAAGATTTGGACATTGATGAGACAGATGATGCTGGATTCTCTGCAGTGATGGTTGCTGCTGCAGGTGGTCACGTCGAGATCTTTAGGCTGCTCGTGAACGCTGGAGCTGACGTGGAGCTGCAGAATAACTACGGTGAGACAGCGGTCACATTAGCAAAAGCCAGCCAGAAAAGAGATGCATTTGCAGAGATACTAATTTCTACAAAGGGTGATATGAGCAAGTCTGATCTGCATCGTGCGGCTCGCTTCGGAAACCAAGATATGGTTCAAGAGCTAGTGAAGAAAGGCTTTGATGTGAATCTTCTAGATTGTGATGGATACACTCCATTGATGTTTGCAGCAAAATCAGGCGATGGAACTATGTGTGAGCTTCTGATCTCGTTGGGGGCGAATTGCGGTCTAAAGAACGCAAGGCACGAGACCGCGCTATCTCTAGCACGTGGGGACGAGGCCAAGAGGGCGATACTAGACAAGCTTGCTCGCGAGCTAGTGACGAGAGGGGCTCGTGTGAAGAAGCATACCAAGGCGGGGAAGGGGACCCCGCACGCGAAGACGTTGAGGATGGTGGAGGCCAGAGGGGTGTTGAGCTGGGGGAAGTCGAGCCGGAGGAATGTGATCTGTCGAGGGGCCGAGGTGGGCATGAGCTCGACGTTCCGGTGGAACCGGCGGTGGAAGAGTGATGGGGATGATCAAGGGCTGTTTAGGGTGGTGACTACGAAGAATaaagaatttcatttttcttgctGTGGTGGAAGTGAAGAGGCGGAGCTGTGGGTGAGGGGAATAAGGCTTGTTACTCGTGAAGCTATTTTTGGGAGGAAACAATAG
- the LOC125205821 gene encoding NADH dehydrogenase [ubiquinone] flavoprotein 1, mitochondrial, whose protein sequence is MAPMKGILSLQKTALFQRSSENFGLVRRLLSTQAATPSATPQPPPPPPPPEKTHFGGLKDEDRIFTNVYGLHDPFLKGAMKRGDWYRTKDLVVKGADWIVNEMKKSGLRGRGGAGFPSGLKWSFMPKASDGRPSYLVVNADESEPGTCKDREIMRHDPHKLLEGCLIAGVGMRARAAYIYIRGEYVNERLNLEKARKEAYAAGLLGKNACGSGYDFDVHIHFGAGAYICGEETALLESLEGKQGKPRLKPPFPANAGLYGCPTTVTNVETVAVSPTILRRGPEWFASFGRKNNSGTKLFCISGHVNKPCTVEEEMSIPLKELIERHCGGVRGGWDNLLAVIPGGSSVPLIPKHLCEDVLMDFDALKAVQSGLGTAAVIVMDKSTDVVDAIARLSYFYKHESCGQCTPCREGTGWLWMIMERMKVGNAKLEEIDMLQEVTKQIEGHTICALGDAAAWPVQGLIRHFRPEMERRIRERADRELRQAAAA, encoded by the exons ATG GCTCCTATGAAGGGCATCCTGTCTCTACAAAAGACTGCTTTGTTTCAGCGCTCCAGTGAGAATTTTGGCCTCGTGCGTAGATTACTTAGCACACAGGCTGCTACACCTTCTGCCACCCCACAGCCTCCGCCCCCTCCGCCACCTCCAGAGAAGACCCACTTTGGCGGCCTGAAAGATGAGGACCGTATCTTCACTAATGTATATGGTTTGCATGATCCTTTCCTGAAAGGTGCAATGAAACGTGGAGACTGGTACAGGACAAAAGATCTAGTTGTCAAAGGAGCTGATTGGATTGTcaatgaaatgaagaaatCGGGACTTCGAGGCCGTGGTGGTGCTGGTTTTCCCTCTGGACTTAAATGGTCCTTTATGCCAAAGGCATCTGATGGCCGCCCTTCCTATCTTGTTGTTAATGCTGATGAAAGTGAACCTGGAACATGTAAAGATAGAGAAATTATGCGACATGATCCCCATAAACTGCTAGAAGGTTGTCTTATAGCGGGAGTTGGGATGAGGGCTAGAGctgcatatatttatattcgtGGTGAGTATGTGAATGAAAGACTGAATCTCGAGAAGGCCAGGAAAGAAGCTTATGCAGCTGGATTGTTGGGAAAGAATGCATGTGGATCAGGTTATGATTTTGATGTGCATATCCACTTTGGTGCTGGTGCTTATATATGTGGCGAAGAGACAGCTCTATTAGAGAGCCTTGAGGGTAAGCAAGGAAAGCCCAGGTTGAAGCCTCCTTTTCCAGCCAATGCTGGGCTATATGGTTGCCCCACAACTGTTACGAACGTTGAAACAGTGGCTGTTTCACCCACCATTTTGAGGCGGGGCCCGGAATGGTTTGCTAGTTTTGGCAGGAAAAACAATTCTGGAACAAAACTTTTCTGCATATCAGGGCATGTAAATAAACCTTGTACTGTTGAAGAGGAGATGAGTATTCCATTGAAAGAGCTTATAGAGAGACACTGTGGTGGTGTTCGTGGTGGATGGGACAATTTACTTGCTGTTATTCCCGGCGGTTCATCTGTTCCACTGATTCCCAAGCACTTATGTGAGGATGTGCTCATGGATTTCGATGCTCTTAAAGCCGTCCAGTCAGGGTTGGGAACTGCTGCTGTCATTGTGATGGATAAGTCCACTGATGTTGTTGATGCCATTGCTAGgctctcttacttttataaGCATGAGAGTTGCGGCCAGTGTACACCTTGCAGAGAAGGTACTGGATGGCTCTGGATGATTATGGAGAGAATGAAAGTAGGAAACGCAAAGCTAGAGGAGATTGACATGCTCCAGGAAGTGACCAAGCAGATTGAAGGGCACACCATTTGTGCATTGGGAGATGCTGCTGCTTGGCCAGTTCAGGGACTTATTAGGCACTTTAGGCCAGAAATGGAGAGGAGGATCAGGGAGAGGGCGGACAGAGAGTTACGACAGGCTGCTGCTGCTTGA
- the LOC125203577 gene encoding probable pre-mRNA-splicing factor ATP-dependent RNA helicase DEAH4 has protein sequence MSIISMAELPILQFEDKIVETVDKNPVVVVIGETGSGKSTQLSQILHRRGYTKSGCIAVTQPRRVAAVTVSRRVSEELNVPLGDEVGYAIRFEDRTSEKTIIKYLTDGVLLRESLSNPELSQYSVIILDEAHERSLNTDVLLGLMKRLIKLRASNLKVLITSATLDGEKVSRFFSDCPILNVPGKLFPVEIHHSSEKPKSYIDACLNKALDIHTQEPEGDVLIFMTGQDDIEKLVSRLEERIQRLEEGSCMDAVIYPLHGSLPPELQIRVFSPPPPNCRRFIISTNIAETSLTVDGVVYVIDPGFVKQRQYNPSTGMYSLDVVQISKVQANQRAGRAGRTRPGKCYRLYSSVAYKDDLLDATIPEIQRSSLAGSILYLKSLDLSDINILKFDFLDPPSFEALEDALKQLYLIDAIDDEGSITSLGRTMAELPLEPSLSRTLLEANECGCLSQALTVAAMLSAETTLLISQSKSADRKRKHTPSNLPDGSGLGDHIQFLQIFELWHETDYNTGWCKENNLQVRGMKFVKDVRKQLCQIIQKIAKGPMDVKTSKRRREDQDYRSLRKALCSGYGNQLAERMLRHNGYKTLGFKSQLVQVHPSSVLRTDEEGMFPNYVIYHELIATTRPYMRNVCAVEMPWVRPVFAKLQNLNVSKLSGGANQSHEEEVQPENADVQKDDGGGNAAPAQPAEDRDSKILAARERYLARRGQANK, from the exons ATGTCGATAATTTCAATGGCGGAACTGCCGATTCTTCAATTTGAAGACAAAATCGTGGAAACTGTGGATAAGAATCCGGTAGTAGTTGTAATCGGTGAAACTGGATCAGGGAAAAGTACTCAGCTCTCTCAAATTCTTCACAGACGAGGTTACACCAAATCGGGTTGCATCGCTGTAACTCAGCCGCGTCGAGTTGCCGCTGTTACAGTATCAAG GCGTGTCTCAGAAGAATTGAATGTGCCGCTGGGTGATGAGGTAGGTTACGCGATCCGCTTTGAAGATAGAACTTCAGAGAAGACGATTATAAA ATACCTAACCGACGGAGTTCTCCTGCGCGAAAGTCTTTCCAACCCAGAGCTGAGTCAATATTCAGTCATCATATTAGATGAAGCTCACGAGAGGAGCTTGAATAC GGATGTGCTGCTTGGATTGATGAAAAGGTTAATAAAGTTGCGCGCGTCCAATTTGAAAGTTTTGATCACTTCGGCTACACTTGATGGTGAAAAAGTATCGAGATTCTTCTCGGATTGCCCAATCCTCAATGTTCCGGGGAAGTTATTCCCTGTTGAGATCCATCATAGCTctgaaaaaccaaaaagcTATATTGACGCTTGTTTGAACAAAGCTCTTG ATATACACACTCAAGAACCTGAAGGCGACGTCTTAATATTTATGACAGGACAG GATGACATTGAGAAGTTGGTCTCAAGACTGGAAGAAAGAATCCAAAGATTGGAGGAAGGGTCTTGTATGGATGCTGTAATTTACCCACTTCATGGATCTCTGCCTCCTGAATTGCAA ATCCGTGTATTTAGTCCTCCACCTCCCAATTGCCGTCGATTCATTATTTCTACCAACATAGCAGAGACGTCTTTGACTGTTGATGGTGTTGT GTATGTAATTGATCCTGGCTTCGTGAAACAACGGCAGTACAATCCATCAACTGGCATGTATTCTCTTGATGTTGTCCAAATCAGCAA AGTGCAGGCTAATCAGCGTGCAGGAAGAGCTGGAAGAACACGTCCTGGGAAGTGCTATCGTTTGTACTCTTCTGTGGCCTATAAGGATGACTTACTGGATGCTACAATCCCAGAAATACAGAGATCTTCCCTTGCAGGAAGTATCCTGTATTTGAAATCATTGGACCTATCAGACATCAATATTCTCAAATTTGACTTCCTTGACCCACCTTCTT TTGAAGCTCTGGAAGATGCCTTAAAGCAGTTATACCTTATTGATGCCATAGATGACGAGGGTTCAATCACAAGTCTTGGACGAACTATGGCTG AACTTCCACTGGAACCCTCACTGTCGAGGACCTTGTTAGAGGCAAACGAGTGTGGCTGTCTATCTCAGGCTTTAACAGTCGCTGCAATGTTATCTGCAGAGACTACATTGCTCATAAGCCAAAG TAAAAGTGCAGATAGGAAGCGGAAACATACTCCTTCAAATCTTCCAGATGGTTCTGGCTTGGGCGACCACATCCAGTTCCTGCAAATTTTTGAGCTTTGGCATGAAACTGACTATAATACTGGCTGGTGCAAAGAGAATAACTTACAG GTGAGGGGGATGAAGTTTGTCAAGGACGTCCGGAAACAGTTATGCCAAATAATTCAGAAGATTGCCAAAG GTCCCATGGATgtgaaaacaagtaaaaggCGAAGGGAAGATCAAGATTACAGATCCTTGAGGAAAGCTTTATGTTCAGGATATGGAAATCAACTAGCCGAGCGAATGCTTCGTCATAATGGCTATAAGACCCTTGGCTTCAAGTCACAATTAGTACAGGTACACCCATCATCAGTGCTGAGGACAGATGAAGAAGGCATGTTCCCCAATTATGTCATCTATCATGAACTCATTGCTACCACACGACCCTACATGCGAAATGTCTGTGCTGTTGAGATGCCTTGGGTCAGACCAGTCTTTGCTAAACTCCAGAATCTGAATGTCAGCAAACTCAG TGGAGGAGCCAACCAGTCTCATGAAGAGGAGGTTCAACCAGAAAACGCAGACGTGCAGAAGGATGATGGTGGTGGCAATGCTGCTCCGGCTCAACCTGCTGAGGACCGCGACAGTAAGATTCTTGCGGCCCGTGAACGTTATCTTGCTCGTAGAGGTCAAGCCAATAAATAG